In Bogoriella caseilytica, the genomic window GCCTTCGATGCGGCGCAGACGGCGGGCGTACTCATCCTTGGTGCCGCGGTATCCGGCCATTCCTGACTCCTTGCCATCTGAGCGGGCGTCCTGTGCACCCGGCAGCACATTGGGCACCTCCGGCCCTTCTTCTTCTGAACACCATACCCCCATAGGGTATTCCACGGCGATAGTCTGCGGTTGTCGCACACCCCACAGACCGGTTCGCCATCCACCGGCTCTCCGTAGACTCAGCCCCATGACGCCGCCCCCGGCCGTCGCGCCGCCGCGGCGCGAGGTGCTCCTGATCGACGTGCCCTTGGCACGGGTGCGCCGTCCGGCCGACCTGCTCGCCCTCCTCGCCACGCTGGTGGCCATCGGCGTGGTGCTGCTGCTGACGATCTACGCCGATGCCACCACGCAGGGAGTCACCCAGGACGTCCAATCCGTACTCGCCGACACGTTGCGCCAAACGCTCCTCCTCCCGGTCACGGTGCTCGAGGGCGTGGTGTCCTTCGTGGTGCCCCTCGCCGTCATCGTCGAGCGCCTGATCCGATGGGAGTGGCGATCAGCACTGGAGGCCGTCGGTGCCATGGTGCTGGCCGTGCTGCTGGTGAACGGCGCCATCTGGTTGCTCACCACGGCTGCCCCCGAGCTTTCACCGGGCCTGATCATCACGAGCAACGGTGACGCTGCGCTGGCACTGAACGTCTATCTCGCCGGCCTGGCCGGCGTGCTCACTGCTGCCGGGGACCGGACGCGTTCACGGTTGCTGCGGTGGTCGTGGGGGCTGTTGTGGGTGGTGGCCGCCCTGTCCGTCCTGCAAGGCGACCAGACGCTGCCCGGCGCCCTCGTGGCCGTCCTCCTGGGGCGCGTGGCCGGCCTGGGGCTGCGCTATGTCAGCGGTGTGCTGCACCAGCGAGCCACCGGCCTACCCCTGGTGCGGGCCCTGCGCCGCGCCGGCCTGGATCCCGACCGCATCGTGCGCATCGACGACACCGGCCACCTCCCGCGGGCCTGGCGAGCCAGTTGTTCCGGCCCCGTCGGCTATACCGAACGACTACGGGAACGCGCGCGGGACCTGGTGGCCGACTCGCCCATGGAGCAGACCCCCGGCGGCCAGGTCACCGCGAATCTCGCCATCGTCACCCCGGGTGAGACGGCAGCTCCTTCCCCAGCTTCCGTGCCAGGTGAGAACACCTCGAAGGCGCGGGGTGCCGTAGACGCCGCCGCTGACGGCGCCAGCGGCTCGGCCTCTGAGCCCTGGCGGGAGAGCTCCCTCCCGGGCGGAGTCGAGGGCATCCTTTCGGGTGAATCCCAGCCCGACGCCATCCACCCCGACCCCACCACCGACCCGCTGGAGATCCTCGCCGGAATCGGGCCCTCCGCCGGGCGCCGCATGGCCACCGAGACGGCACACCGCCTGTACGCCGTCTGGGACGTTGCTGGTGTGCGCCACGACGTCGTGGTCCTGGACGGTGACCGTCATGTGGCCGGGTTCCTGTCGTCCCTGTGGCAGTCGATCCGACTCAAGGGCCTGAGCCGGAGACCGCTGCGGAACCTGCGCGACGCCGCCGACCGCGCCCTGATGATGCGCCTGGCCGTCCGCGAGGCGGGGGTGCGCACCCCCGAGGTGACCGGCGTCGCCGAAGCGCGCGACAGCGTCTTCCTCGTCACCGAGCACATCCCCGCCGCCCGCCAGCTGAGCGACCTCTCCGCCGAGGAGCTCGAGGACGCCGTCCTGGACCAGGTGTGGCGGCAAGTGCGTGCCGCGCACCTCAAAGGGTTGGTGCACCACAGCATCCACTCCAACGCGATCCTCGTGGACGCCGAGCAGCAGGTGTGGATCCTCGGCTGGGACGAGGGTGAGATCCTCTCCACTGAGATCTCCCGGCGCATCGACCTCGCCCAGGTACTGGCCATGCTCTCAGGGCTGGTGGGCACCGAGCGCGCGCTGAACTCCGCCGCTCGCACCTTGGAACGGGAGCAACTCGCCTCGGTCGCCCCCCTCCTGCAACGGGTGATCCTGCCCAGCACCACCCGCACGATGACCAGCAGGGAGTCCCTGACCGCAGTGCGCGACGAGCTCGTCGAGCTGATTCCCACCGCCGATGTCGCCCCTCTGCCCGTGGCTCGCTTCTCCCCGCGCACGGTGATCACCGCGACCATCGGTGTCGCCGCCCTGGTCGCGCTGCTGTCGTGGATGAACTTCGACGAGGTGCTCGAGGCGGTGGGCAATGCCGACCCACGGTGGATCGCGGCCTCCTTCGGCCTCGGCCTGCTGACCTACGTGGGCATGGCCATGACCCTGGTGGCCTTCACCCCCGAGCGACTCGCCAGGGTGAGAACCCTCGTGGTGCAGATGGCCGCCTCCGTGGTGCAAATCGTGGCACCGGCCGGCATCGGCGCCGCAGCGATCAATCTGCGGTTCCTCCAGCGCCAGCGCATCCCGATCCCGCGAGCGGTGGCCACGGTGAGCCTGGTGCAGGTCTCCCAGTTCCTCACCACGGTGCTGCTGCTCGGCGCCGTGGTGCTCCTGACCGGCTCGGCCGGTGCGCTCTCGGCGCCCTCGGGCCCAGTGATCGCCGTTGTGGCGGGAGTGCTCGGGATCGCCGCACTGGCGGCCCTGGTCCCGCAGCTACGGATCTGGATCTGGCGCCGCATCTCCCCCACCCTGCGGCAGGTGTGGCCACGACTCGTCTGGGCGGTCTCCCACCCTGGCCGGCTCGCCGTCGGCGTCGTCGGGAACATCATCATGACGCTGGGTTACGTGGGTGCTTTCGGCGCGGCGCTGGCAGCCTTCGGCTACACGCTGCCGCTGTCCACGCTGGCGATCGCGTACCTCGTGTCGAACTCAGTGGGAGCCCTCGTGCCCTCGCCCGGCGGCATCGGGCCGGTGGAAGCTGCGCTGACGACCGGCCTGACCCTGGCGGGCATCCCCGCCGGCGCGGCCGTCTCCACGGCCATCCTGTTCCGGCTCCTGACTTTCTGGGGGCGAGCCCCCCTGGGCTGGCTCGCACTGCGCTACCTCCAGAAGCGGGAACTGGTGTGATCGTCCGCCGTCGCGGACAGACGCTGCAGCACACCCCGCGTCGGCGGGGAGTGAGCGGGCCGGAGGACATGACCGGACGGCGGGGCACGGCCGGACGGCGGGACCGCGGGCGCCTGGCGCCGTGGCTGGTGGCCGCACTGGCCACCGCCAGCTGGAGCGCCTACGCCGTCACCCAGTGGCGGCTCTACGAATCGCCGTCCTGGGATCTGGGGATTTTCACCCAGCTCGCCCAGGCCTACGCCCGCTTCGAAGCGCCGATCGTCACGATCAAGGGCGAGGGCTTCAATCTGCTGGGGGACCACTTCCACCCTCTGCTCGTGCTCCTCGGCCCGCCCTATGCACTCTTCCCCTCAGGCTTGACCCTGCTGCTCGTGCAGGCGCTGCTCTTCGGCCTGTCTGCGGTGCCGTTGACCTCGGTGGCCCGAGAGCTGCTCGGCCCGCGGCTGGGGGTGGCGTCGGGATTGGCATACGCGCTCTCCTGGGGGCTGGCCTCCGCCGTGGCGGTGCAGTTCCACGAGATCGCCTTCGCCGTGCCCTTGCTGGCGGCGTCGCTGGCCGCCTACCTCCGGCGGCGCTGGTGGGTCTGCGCCGCCTGGTCCGCGCCCCTGGTGTTCGTGAAGGAGGATCTCGGCCTCACCGTGCTGGCGCTGGGCCTGGTGCTGTGGTGGCATGCCCGCCAGCGCCGGGTGGGCGCCGCGCTGGCCGCCTGGGGAGCGGCCTGGTTCATGGTGACCATCCTCGTGATCCTGCCGGCACTGAATCCGCTGGGGGGCTACGACTACTACGACCGCCTAGCGGCGGGTGAGGAGAGCGACGGGCTCACAGCCCTGCTCGAGCTCGTGGCCCACACCCTCACTCCGGCGACGAAGTACCTCACGCTGGGGCTGCTGGTCCTGGCCGCCGGAGTGGTGGGTGTGCGCTCGCCCCTGCTCTGGCTGATGGTGCCGACCCTGGGCTGGCGATTCGCGGGAAACGTGGAGCACTACTGGGGATGGGAGTGGCATTACTCGGCCGTCCTCATGCCGATTGCCGCTGCGGCCCTGATCGACGGCGCACGCGCGCAGACCGGCCGAACGCTGCTGGGCGGTCTGCAGCAACCACTGCCGGCGCAGCTCACCCGCGCTGCCGTGGCTGTGGCCGCGGCGACAACCCTCATCATGGGGCTGACCGGACCGATGGCGCGGCTCGCCGAGGCCGACACGTGGGCAGGCTCGGGCCGTGCGGACGCCGCCGCTGCCGCAATGGCTCGGGTCGATCCGGGCTCCGACGTGGAGACCGACATCTACCTCATGGCCTACCTGGTGCCGCGCGCCCAGGTGTACTGGTACGGCAACCCCGGCACCGGCACCGACGACGTCGTGGCAAATCCCGCTCCGGACCATCTCGTGCTGGACGCCAGCCGCCGGGAGTGGACCATGGAGATCCCGGATGCTGCGGCACTGGCCGAGTGGCGCCATCCGGGCACCAGCTACTCGGTGGTTTTCGACCGAGCGGGCTACCAGGTGGCCGAGCGGCTCGACTGAGCCGGGAGTTGCGCACCTCGACTGGGCCCTCAGGTGCGTTGCGCCAGGTGGGCGAGCACTAGCTCGACCACCTCTTCCGGACCGGCACCGGTGCGCACCACCATGCCCGCTTCTTCCGGGGCGAGCTCTTCGAGCGCTTCGAGCTGACTGTCCAACAGGGTGGCGGGCATGTAGTGGTCTTCGCGCGCAGCGATGCGCTCGGCGTTCAGATCGGTCGGGGGGGCCAGATGCACGAAGTACACCTCACCCTGCGCTTCCCGCAGCACGTCGCGGTAGCCCTGTTTGAGTGCGGAGCAGGTGAGCACGCTCGAGCGGCCCGCCACCGCCTGCTCGCTCATCCAGTCACGGAGCGCCGCCAACCACGGCGCGCGATCGTCATCGTCGAGCGGGGTGCCAGCGCGCATTTTGGCCCGGTTGGCCTCGCTGTGGAGGTCGTCCCCCTCGCAGAACGGCCACCCCAGACGCTCGGCCAGGGCGGTTGCCACGGTGGACTTGCCGCAGCCGGCGACTCCCATGACCACGATGTGCGTGAGATCCATGGCGCCATCATTTCATACTCACTTGCTAGCATATGAGCATCCCGGTACGGTGAGTCCATGTCGGACAAGACCCAGTTCAACGTCTACCTACCCCCCGAACTCATCAAGGCGGTCAAGCACCGCTGCGTGGATGAGGGCCTCTCCCTGTCCGCCTTCGTCGAACGGGTGCTGGGGGATTACCTGGAGAAGACCAAGGAGGACGAGTGATGAGCACGCACCGTGCCACCCCCGTACCCGCACTCACTGTGCAACCCATCCATTTCACCTCGGACCATGCGGCGTGGAAAGCGTTCTACACCGGTCTCGGGCTGCAGCGGACTGCGGCAGACGATCCGTTCTTCACGGTGCTGGCCGCGGACTCCGGACAGCTCCTGCTCGCCGAGGTGCCTGCCGGCAGCACGCTGGACGGTGTTCGGCTCGTGGAGTTCACCGTCCCGGATCTCGACGCGCACGCCGCTGCCCTGGAGGACGCTGGTGTACCGGTCGGCCGTGTCGAACTCGCCCACCGCGACTCTCTGTCGATCGACCTTCCCCAGGGCCGGGTTCACATCTGTCAGAGCGCCATCACCGCAGGCAGTGCCCCCTTCGACCCCGCCCACCTGAACCTCGGCGCCCTGCTCTATGCGCCGGCGTCGATGGTCACCCCCGGGGCTCACGCCCTGGCGCCCTACGGGATGACCCCGCGCATCGCCTCCGACACTGGCGGGTGGACGGACCTCATGGGCAATGGCCTCTTCGCCTTCCACGAAGGCCCGCTCCGAACGGTCGAGAACGACGCGCCGAACCAGCCTGTGGTCAACCTGCTCGGGGAGACCGCCGACATCTCGCGCCTCGCCCAGGAACTCGAGGGGCGCGGCCTGAGCGCGCGGATCATCGACGAGGCCTACGGCCGCTCGCTGCGCGTCACCCAGCCCGATGGCGACGAACTCTTCATCAACGAGACCATGCAGGATTTGTACGGCTACCACCGCGTGGGCGCCTGACTCGCGACTCCGATTGGGTGCGGGCGGAGCGCCCCGGGCCGGTGGGGCGCCCCACTCCAGAGCGATTGTGGTCAGTTCGTGCCGCTTGAAGCGCCGATTCCGTCGGCAAAGCGGCGCAAAGTGACCTCAATCGACGAGGGGGGCCGCTAGCGGCGGCGGAACCAGCGTCGACGGCGGGGCTGGGGCTGGGGCTGCGCAACCTGCTGCGCCTCGTTGGCCTGCCCTGGGTGCGACCGTCCGCGCTCCGCCAGCCCGGAGGTCGAGCCCTCACCAGGGGATGTCGCGCGTGCGCCCAATCCGCCGTCACCGCTCTCCGCCGCACGCGCCGCGCGCCACTGTGCCACGACCGCCTCGACGTCGGCGGGACCGACCGGAATGGGGGGCCCTTTCGGCAACCGGATGTGCTCGGCGATCCGCTGATTTACCTCACGGACGGCCGCCCGCACTGCGGCTTCGTCGGCGAGGTCGCGCACAGTGTCCGGAAGCGCGGCGACCTCCTTGCGCAACAGGAGTGATGGCGGAAGGAAGACGTCCGAGGGGATGTCCTCCTCCGCCACCTTCTGACGGACCCACCAGTCCTCGTCATGGGGATCGTGGTTGGCCAGCGGCTTACCGGCGCCAGGGAGGTTGTCGAACTCCCCGCGCTCGGTGGCCCGCCTGATCTGCTCATCGACCCAGTGGCCACTGGGCATCCCGGGTGGCTTGCGCTCAGGCATGCCGCCAGCCTAGGTGAACGCCTATCCGCACCCCACAGCAACCCCCGGGCCGTTTGTGGTCAGTTAGTGCCGGAATGTGAGCCAAATCTGGGTTCATTGCGGCGCAATCTGACCACAATCGTTGCGGGAGCGGGAGCCACACCGGGAGCGGGAGCCCGCAGGTCGCCTACGCGCAAGCAGCCCCCCTGCGCGCCCGCAGCTTGCCGGGGCCCTCAGTCTCCGGGCTCGCCCGTCTCTCGCAGCGGCACGAAGCTGAAGAGTCCGAACTCGCGGCTCTGGATCTCCCCGTCCTCGGACTTATCCACTACGGCCAGCCGCCCACGAATGGGCAGCACCATGCGCCCGCCGTCAGCCAGCTGGTCAACGAGCGACGCGGGAAGGCAATGGGCATCGGCCGAGACCAGGATGCGATCGAAAGGGCCCTCCTCCGGCATGCCGAGACGCCCCGGCGTGGCCGGCTCGATCCGGGCCGCAGCACCATTGAGACCGTGTTCCTCCCGCACTTCTGCCCAGTGCGCCAGGTTGCTCTGCCCGAACTCCACCAGCTCGGGGGCAAGTTCCACGCCGATCACCTCGCCGCCGAGGCCACCGGCGGCGCCGAGCCCGCCTTCTCCGCCGGCAACCAAGTGGGCGAGCAGAGCGGTCGACCATCCAGAGCCCGAGCCGACGTCGAGGACACGATCACCGGGCTTGACGCCCAAGAACTGCAGCATGGCCTCGAGAGTGCTGGGCTGGGAACATGTGGCCTCGTAGCCGATCGGCAGCGGCATATCGCAGTGGGCCTGGCGGCGGTGTTCTTCGGGCAGGAAGACCCGGCGGTCGACAAGCGCGACCGCCTTTCTCACCTGGTGCGCGTAATGCGCTTCGCTGCCCATGATGAGTCCATGCTGCCCCCAATGGTGACGGCGTGCGACCCGAATACAGGCCGAACTCAGGAGCGGCAAGCGCGACTCAGGCCGTGGTGAGGTCCCGGCGCCGGAAGCCGGCGACGGCACCCAGCACCAGGAGCACTCCGGTTCCGCCGAGGATCGCCACGGCCGTCCACGAGATCGCCTCGGACGGGTACTGGCCGACGTGGTCGAAGGGCGAGGCATTGAGCACGGCCTGGCCGACGTCCAGCATGGGCCCGAAGAGAGCCAGGAGCGTGCCGAAACCGAAGACCGCCCAGGCCACCCCGGTCAGCCGAGGCACCCACCCATACAGTGCCAGGGCCAGCCCGAGGAGGAACCACACCGGCGCCACATGGACCACGTGACCCAGGATCACCGGTCCCAGGAGGGACCAGTCACCGGTACTCAGGGAAGCGCCGAGCCCCTGCCCGAAGCCCGCGACCAGCAGCAGCCAGGCGGACCCCCCGGCCGCGACCGCGGCCCAGGAGAGCAGCCACCTGGCGCGGCTCACCCCGGTGGCCAGGATCGGTTCGGTACGCACGCCCTGCTCCTCGGATCGCAGGCCCTGGGCGGCGAGGATGACAAAGACGGCCACCATGATCGCGAAGTACAGGCCCATGAAGCCCTGGTAGCCCTCGACGATGCCGTCACTGCCACCCATCAGTGCCGCGATCTCCTCGGGCATCCCGGCGACTCCCTCGATCATGGCGTCGGTGAAGCCGCCGAAGGCCACCCCGGCGATGAGCAGTCCCGCGGTCCAACCGATGAGACTCGAACGCTGGAGCCTCAAGGCCAGTGGCAACGGGCCAGCCAGCCACGCAGCGGCGCGGGCGGAGCCGAGCCGGTCGGGCAGGATCCCGGCGGCGAGGTCGCGGCGCGACTGCAGCGAGTAGCCCACCGCGGCCAGGAGCAAGGCGAAGACCACGGAGAGCAGGAGCGGCCACCACCGGTCGAGGGTGTAGGGCGCGGTCTGCTGGGCCCAGCCGAGCGGCGAGAGCCAGGACAGCCACGCGAGTGCGCCGTCCTCGCCCTGTGCCACGAACGACATGTCACCCAAGCCCCGGATGACAAAAGCGGTGCCCAGCACCGCGCCGGCGATCCCGGAGCCCGCCCGGGAGAAGGCCGAGAGCTGCACGGTCACCGCCGCCACGCCGGCGAAGGCCAAGCCAGCAGCGCCGATGGAGAAGCCGAAGAGCAGTGAACCCTGCGCGTCGGGGCTGGGTTCGATCACCGAGCCCATGACCAGCGCCGCGCTGAGCAGCGCGACCAGCAGGTTCATGGCGGTGGCCATGATGAGCGCGGCGGTGAGCTGCGCATGCCTGCCGAGCACCGAGGCGCGCAGGAGCTCGGCGCGCCCGGTCTGCTCCTCCACCCGGGTGTGGCGGGAGATGGTGGTGATCGACATGAAGGCTGCGGCGAGCATGAGGTAGAGGCCGTACATTGCGGCCAGGAACCGCGGCACCGTGATCTCGTCCAGCCCGTATCCGGGCCCGCCGATGAGGGCGATGACGGGGTTGGTGGCCAGGGCGGCCATGGAGGCGAGCGACTCCTCATCACCCATGAGCTCACCGATGGCATTGGCGAAGTAGGCCATCAGGGCGCTGATCCCGAGCACCCAGGCGGGCAGACGGAGGCGGTCACGGCGCAGCATGAACCGCAGGAGCACCCCGGTGCCGGTCAGACTGCCGGGGCGTTCGGAGCCTTTCCCCTTCCAGGGTGAGCGCGCGGTTGCGGCCGTGCGCGTCGACATCAGTTGTCCTTCCCGGTGGCCGCCTGAGCTGCGCCGGCGATGTCCTCGCGGTCAGTCTCCTCGAGTTCGTCGCCGTAGTGGCGCAGCAGCAATTCCTCGAGGGTGGGCGGGGAGGCGATCAGGGAGCGGATGCCCGCAGCCGAGAGCAGGCGCATGACGTGGTCGAGCCTCGCGGTGTCGACGTCGAATCGCAGCTGGACACCACCGCCGGAGTTAGTGGTGGCGGGTGAGCCGGCGCCGGTGCTCGGTCCACCCTCGTCCACCAGATTGTGGACGCCGTCGTGCTCAGCGAGCCCGTCCACCGCGGCACTCGTGGTCGCGGTGATCGCGGTGCGGGAGAGATGGCGCAGGTCCGCGAGCGTGCCGGACTCGACCACGGCGCCCTTGCGGATGATGGAGATGCGATCGGCCAGCGCTTCGACCTGGGCGAGGATGTGGCTGGAGAGCAGCACGGTGCGGCCGGCGTTCTTGGCCTCACGGATGCACTCCTGGAACACGGCCTCCATCAGCGGGTCCAGACCGGCGGTGGGTTCATCGAGGAGCAGCAGCTCGACGTCGGAGGCCAGCGCCGAGATCAGGGCGACCTTCTGCCGGTTGCCCTTGGAGTAGGTGCGGCCCTTCTTGCGCGGATCGAGGTCGAAGCGCTCGATCAACTCGTCACGCTTGGCGGCGTTCACTCCGCCGCGTAGCCGGGCGAAGAGATCGATGGCCTCCCCTCCGGTGAGATTGGGCCAGAGCTCGACGTCGCCGGGGACATAGGCCAGCCGGCGGTGCAGGGCCACAGCATCGCGCCACGGATCGCCGCCGAGGAGGCGCGCCGTGCCGCCGTCGTGTTTGAGGATGCCGAGCAGGATGCGGATGGCGGTGGACTTTCCCGCGCCGTTGGGGCCGAGGAAGCCGTGCACCTCGCCGGCGGAGACGCGCAGGTCGAGGCCATCAAGCGCGCGGACGGCGCCGTAATTCTTGGTGACGCCGGAGAGGTCGATCGCAGTAGTCATGGTGATCCCTTCACGGGGTACTGCCGGGGGCGGCGGACGATCAGGACGGGTGTGACAGGAGGCGCGGTGATGCGTCAGTCGGCGTCCGGGGGATCGCTGACGTACAGCAGGTACTCCTCGAGCAGCGTGCGATCGGTGAGGAGGCCCTCGGTGTACAGCTCCAGCGCGGGGAGCATGACCTCGGTGGTGGTCTGCTTCCAGAAATCGGCGTCGAGTTCCCCGAGGTCCTTGCCGGAGGTGATCACGGCCTGCAACATCCAGCCGAGGGAGACCGCGAAGGTCATCCGCACGCGCGCCGGCTCGTTGCGGCTGGGTTTGATGTGCCCGGTCTCCACCCCTTGGCGCATCCATTGCTCTGCCTGGGCGTACATCTCGGTCAGCAAGCGGCGGGCCACCTCCCCGCCGGTCATGAGGCTGCGGACGAGGTAGCGGATCAGGGGCTGGAACTCGTCGAGCAGAGCCATCTGCTCTAGGAAGGTGCCCCGCAGATCCTGCGAGCGCATGGCCTCCCCCTTGTAGGCGGCCGAGACCTGAAGCACGTGGTCGTCACAGGCGCGCTGCAGCGCCTCCTTGGAGCCGAAGTGCTTCAGGATGGCCGGCGCCGTGACGCCGGCATCGGAGGCGATGGACCGCAGGGGTGCGTCGAAGCCGGAGCGGCCGAAGTGCTCGATGGCAGCGTGCAGGATGCGC contains:
- a CDS encoding lysylphosphatidylglycerol synthase transmembrane domain-containing protein, whose product is MTPPPAVAPPRREVLLIDVPLARVRRPADLLALLATLVAIGVVLLLTIYADATTQGVTQDVQSVLADTLRQTLLLPVTVLEGVVSFVVPLAVIVERLIRWEWRSALEAVGAMVLAVLLVNGAIWLLTTAAPELSPGLIITSNGDAALALNVYLAGLAGVLTAAGDRTRSRLLRWSWGLLWVVAALSVLQGDQTLPGALVAVLLGRVAGLGLRYVSGVLHQRATGLPLVRALRRAGLDPDRIVRIDDTGHLPRAWRASCSGPVGYTERLRERARDLVADSPMEQTPGGQVTANLAIVTPGETAAPSPASVPGENTSKARGAVDAAADGASGSASEPWRESSLPGGVEGILSGESQPDAIHPDPTTDPLEILAGIGPSAGRRMATETAHRLYAVWDVAGVRHDVVVLDGDRHVAGFLSSLWQSIRLKGLSRRPLRNLRDAADRALMMRLAVREAGVRTPEVTGVAEARDSVFLVTEHIPAARQLSDLSAEELEDAVLDQVWRQVRAAHLKGLVHHSIHSNAILVDAEQQVWILGWDEGEILSTEISRRIDLAQVLAMLSGLVGTERALNSAARTLEREQLASVAPLLQRVILPSTTRTMTSRESLTAVRDELVELIPTADVAPLPVARFSPRTVITATIGVAALVALLSWMNFDEVLEAVGNADPRWIAASFGLGLLTYVGMAMTLVAFTPERLARVRTLVVQMAASVVQIVAPAGIGAAAINLRFLQRQRIPIPRAVATVSLVQVSQFLTTVLLLGAVVLLTGSAGALSAPSGPVIAVVAGVLGIAALAALVPQLRIWIWRRISPTLRQVWPRLVWAVSHPGRLAVGVVGNIIMTLGYVGAFGAALAAFGYTLPLSTLAIAYLVSNSVGALVPSPGGIGPVEAALTTGLTLAGIPAGAAVSTAILFRLLTFWGRAPLGWLALRYLQKRELV
- a CDS encoding VOC family protein; translation: MSTHRATPVPALTVQPIHFTSDHAAWKAFYTGLGLQRTAADDPFFTVLAADSGQLLLAEVPAGSTLDGVRLVEFTVPDLDAHAAALEDAGVPVGRVELAHRDSLSIDLPQGRVHICQSAITAGSAPFDPAHLNLGALLYAPASMVTPGAHALAPYGMTPRIASDTGGWTDLMGNGLFAFHEGPLRTVENDAPNQPVVNLLGETADISRLAQELEGRGLSARIIDEAYGRSLRVTQPDGDELFINETMQDLYGYHRVGA
- a CDS encoding DUF1992 domain-containing protein encodes the protein MPERKPPGMPSGHWVDEQIRRATERGEFDNLPGAGKPLANHDPHDEDWWVRQKVAEEDIPSDVFLPPSLLLRKEVAALPDTVRDLADEAAVRAAVREVNQRIAEHIRLPKGPPIPVGPADVEAVVAQWRAARAAESGDGGLGARATSPGEGSTSGLAERGRSHPGQANEAQQVAQPQPQPRRRRWFRRR
- a CDS encoding ribbon-helix-helix domain-containing protein, which translates into the protein MSDKTQFNVYLPPELIKAVKHRCVDEGLSLSAFVERVLGDYLEKTKEDE
- a CDS encoding TetR/AcrR family transcriptional regulator, with protein sequence MRSPGDAAPPDTRGRILHAAIEHFGRSGFDAPLRSIASDAGVTAPAILKHFGSKEALQRACDDHVLQVSAAYKGEAMRSQDLRGTFLEQMALLDEFQPLIRYLVRSLMTGGEVARRLLTEMYAQAEQWMRQGVETGHIKPSRNEPARVRMTFAVSLGWMLQAVITSGKDLGELDADFWKQTTTEVMLPALELYTEGLLTDRTLLEEYLLYVSDPPDAD
- a CDS encoding ABC transporter permease, whose protein sequence is MSTRTAATARSPWKGKGSERPGSLTGTGVLLRFMLRRDRLRLPAWVLGISALMAYFANAIGELMGDEESLASMAALATNPVIALIGGPGYGLDEITVPRFLAAMYGLYLMLAAAFMSITTISRHTRVEEQTGRAELLRASVLGRHAQLTAALIMATAMNLLVALLSAALVMGSVIEPSPDAQGSLLFGFSIGAAGLAFAGVAAVTVQLSAFSRAGSGIAGAVLGTAFVIRGLGDMSFVAQGEDGALAWLSWLSPLGWAQQTAPYTLDRWWPLLLSVVFALLLAAVGYSLQSRRDLAAGILPDRLGSARAAAWLAGPLPLALRLQRSSLIGWTAGLLIAGVAFGGFTDAMIEGVAGMPEEIAALMGGSDGIVEGYQGFMGLYFAIMVAVFVILAAQGLRSEEQGVRTEPILATGVSRARWLLSWAAVAAGGSAWLLLVAGFGQGLGASLSTGDWSLLGPVILGHVVHVAPVWFLLGLALALYGWVPRLTGVAWAVFGFGTLLALFGPMLDVGQAVLNASPFDHVGQYPSEAISWTAVAILGGTGVLLVLGAVAGFRRRDLTTA
- a CDS encoding DUF2079 domain-containing protein, coding for MIVRRRGQTLQHTPRRRGVSGPEDMTGRRGTAGRRDRGRLAPWLVAALATASWSAYAVTQWRLYESPSWDLGIFTQLAQAYARFEAPIVTIKGEGFNLLGDHFHPLLVLLGPPYALFPSGLTLLLVQALLFGLSAVPLTSVARELLGPRLGVASGLAYALSWGLASAVAVQFHEIAFAVPLLAASLAAYLRRRWWVCAAWSAPLVFVKEDLGLTVLALGLVLWWHARQRRVGAALAAWGAAWFMVTILVILPALNPLGGYDYYDRLAAGEESDGLTALLELVAHTLTPATKYLTLGLLVLAAGVVGVRSPLLWLMVPTLGWRFAGNVEHYWGWEWHYSAVLMPIAAAALIDGARAQTGRTLLGGLQQPLPAQLTRAAVAVAAATTLIMGLTGPMARLAEADTWAGSGRADAAAAAMARVDPGSDVETDIYLMAYLVPRAQVYWYGNPGTGTDDVVANPAPDHLVLDASRREWTMEIPDAAALAEWRHPGTSYSVVFDRAGYQVAERLD
- a CDS encoding gluconokinase; this encodes MDLTHIVVMGVAGCGKSTVATALAERLGWPFCEGDDLHSEANRAKMRAGTPLDDDDRAPWLAALRDWMSEQAVAGRSSVLTCSALKQGYRDVLREAQGEVYFVHLAPPTDLNAERIAAREDHYMPATLLDSQLEALEELAPEEAGMVVRTGAGPEEVVELVLAHLAQRT
- a CDS encoding protein-L-isoaspartate O-methyltransferase family protein → MRKAVALVDRRVFLPEEHRRQAHCDMPLPIGYEATCSQPSTLEAMLQFLGVKPGDRVLDVGSGSGWSTALLAHLVAGGEGGLGAAGGLGGEVIGVELAPELVEFGQSNLAHWAEVREEHGLNGAAARIEPATPGRLGMPEEGPFDRILVSADAHCLPASLVDQLADGGRMVLPIRGRLAVVDKSEDGEIQSREFGLFSFVPLRETGEPGD
- a CDS encoding ABC transporter ATP-binding protein — translated: MTTAIDLSGVTKNYGAVRALDGLDLRVSAGEVHGFLGPNGAGKSTAIRILLGILKHDGGTARLLGGDPWRDAVALHRRLAYVPGDVELWPNLTGGEAIDLFARLRGGVNAAKRDELIERFDLDPRKKGRTYSKGNRQKVALISALASDVELLLLDEPTAGLDPLMEAVFQECIREAKNAGRTVLLSSHILAQVEALADRISIIRKGAVVESGTLADLRHLSRTAITATTSAAVDGLAEHDGVHNLVDEGGPSTGAGSPATTNSGGGVQLRFDVDTARLDHVMRLLSAAGIRSLIASPPTLEELLLRHYGDELEETDREDIAGAAQAATGKDN